GCACGGCGATCCCCGTGACCTTTGGGCGTTCCGACAGTAAGCGTTTGACCGCATCCGCCGGTACGTGTCCCTCGACCACATAGCCCCCGGCGATGGAGGTGTGACAGGCGGCAAGGTGTCCAGGCACCGCATGC
The sequence above is drawn from the Pseudomonadota bacterium genome and encodes:
- a CDS encoding DUF411 domain-containing protein, with product MPGHLAACHTSIAGGYVVEGHVPADAVKRLLSERPKVTGIAVPGMPMGSPGMEGERKDAYEIISFDPAGETKVFERR